A stretch of Lathyrus oleraceus cultivar Zhongwan6 chromosome 6, CAAS_Psat_ZW6_1.0, whole genome shotgun sequence DNA encodes these proteins:
- the LOC127097571 gene encoding protein HUA2-LIKE 2 isoform X1: MAPSRRKGGSKAAAAAAAARKWKVGDLVLAKVKGFPAWPATVSEPEKWGYSTDWKKVVVYFFGTQQIAFCNPADVEAFTEEKKQSLVKRQGKGADFVRAVKEIVDSYEKLKKERQLGEANCGGNVADANILNPFNSYDKDQKDAPDLSPTLPMKSSNSAIDRHELCPAKDDSAAVLKDECHDKEASKKELTDNFASIQSPKPITYSSRKKSAGDLCPQGFITDRHMPVRRNRRSSSRVQTIMFPCNDGGKNSVSQLTNAAQGASVRRNKRLRKSPDLAGCNDFDSSALVLNDNMEDKGNSSEILTIDSDEFSLNEDSAMDSNFKHTETIECPEEDELNKGLDLKIKGVVNKKKRNHNRKRATNDSTKPTIESSKPTVRLGEELGLRNSSQSSQNICGNSEERCFEQDGDEHLPLVKRARVRMGKSSSTEGELNSILHAPVKSYKEDISLPSQMIDSSNPENGSNAPGKSCKEDFSPPSQMIDSSNCENGTNAPGKSFKEGISPPSQMIDSSNRENGSSLDAGSSVLIGTVESFSPSKNFAPCFENQICNNKRDQTFCSVDCEAALPPSKRLHRALEAMSANAAEEGQARIESSASRMTSIGTCCISAIKTSQNMTINDHEGGSLELQKFNACDGDSSHIIVHSLPANSNQVDKLSTRFQPQKTGTDVLAGAADKVEELGDFVVCHATNADSEIQVHREISPNFDSKCYEVESNQDSPDLSLPPISEDNIITSNHSNTTSDASEHNGISHLSVADVIKKEVISPQNNIALPRNEVAISEDMKCLTPVVVDVDRANDMSEVIKEVKCKGPEEDLNSVSTSDCLGQKVISGIRSSTSLTDGGDCLPQGSPPNTSICNVSTSDSSNMLHNGSCSPGVHLHQKQTFSGPVDENKYGSEATQQSRSMGKSTEAGRAALLYFEAMLGTLKRTKESIGRATRIAIDCAKFGIAAKVMEILAHNLENESSLHRRVDLFFLVDSIAQFSRGLKGDVCLVYSSAIQAVLPRLLSAAVPPGNAAQENRRQCLKVLRLWLERKILPEPMVRHHIRELDLYSSISAGVFSRRSLKTERAMDDPIREMEGMHVDEYGSNSSLQLPGFCMPRMLKDEDEDDNEESDSDGGNFEAVTPEHISEVHEMTSTIDKHRHILEDVDGELEMEDVAPTHDVEMNSFCNVERGNTSQFEKNISLSAAPLPQLVPQSSPLPPSAPPPPPPPPPPPPPPPPPPPPPLPMPHLVASTSDPCSAVFNSRGHAESQCVKDNPLHPMAQPSAAPRSNHPSSDAVHYHGSEYREVHMPESTCSFNSFPVPPVNYQHSDGVAMNNRGYSIRPPCHVPSNQFSFVHGEHHVRHQREVPPPPPPPPPYSNRQHFAENLEREHFYNNNHERLKPPPYDYRERWDVPPTYSGPRYPDEDMPSPYGCHPCEPPRVPGHGWRFPPRSMNHRNTMPFRPPFEDSIPVTNRGPNFWRPR, from the exons ATGGCCCCTAGCCGTAGAAAGGGAGGAAGCAAAGCAGCGGCCGCCGCCGCTGCCGCTCGTAAATGGAAAGTTGGCGATCTCGTTCTTGCTAAAGTCAAGGGGTTCCCTGCTTGGCCTGCCACG GTCAGTGAGCCGGAGAAGTGGGGTTACTCTACTGATTGGAAGAAAGTGGTTGTTTACTTTTTTGGCACCCAACAGAT TGCTTTCTGCAATCCTGCTGATGTTGAAGCATTTACTGAGGAGAAAAAACAGTCTCTTGTGAAACGTCAAGGAAAGGGTGCTGACTTTGTTCGCGCTGTTAAGGAGATTGTTGATAGctatgaaaaattaaaaaaagagaGACAACTTGGTGAAGCTAATTGTGGCGGCAATGTTGCTGATGCAAATATTTTAAATCCATTCAACTCATACGACAAGGATCAGAAAGATGCTCCTGACTTATCACCCACTTTACCCATGAAATCTTCAAATTCTGCTATCGACAGACATGAGTTGTGTCCAGCTAAAGATGACTCAGCTGCTGTGTTGAAAGATGAATGTCATGATAAGGAGGCATCAAAGAAGGAGCTTACTGATAATTTTGCTTCTATACAATCGCCTAAGCCCATTACTTACTCTTCTCGAAAGAAATCTGCTGGCGACTTGTGCCCACAGGGCTTCATAACAGATAGACATATGCCAGTTCGAAGGAATAGAAGAAGCTCATCGCGGGTCCAAACCATTATGTTTCCCTGTAATGATGGTGGAAAAAATTCTGTCAGCCAATTAACCAATGCCGCTCAGGGTGCATCTGTACGAAGGAATAAACGTCTTAGGAAGTCGCCTGATCTTGCTGGCTGTAATGATTTTGATTCATCTGCTTTGGTCTTGAATGATAACATGGAGGACAAAGGCAACAGCTCTGAAATTCTTACAATTGATTCTGATGAATTTAGCCTGAATGAGGATAGTGCAATGGATTCAAATTTTAAACACACGGAAACTATTGAATGCCCTGAAGAAGATGAGCTGAACAAAGGCCTTGATCTTAAAATAAAGGGTGTGGTCAATAAGAAGAAAAGAAACCACAATAGGAAGAGGGCAACCAATGATTCTACCAAGCCAACCATTGAGTCTTCTAAGCCAACCGTTAGACTTGGGGAGGAACTTGGTTTGCGGAATTCCAGTCAAAGTTCCCAGAATATTTGCGGAAATTCTGAAGAAAGATGCTTTGAGCAAGATGGAGATGAACACTTGCCCCTTGTGAAACGAGCAAGAGTCAGAATGGGTAAATCATCTTCCACAGAGGGAGAACTCAATAGCATTCTACATGCTCCAGTGAAAAGCTATAAGGAAGATATTAGCCTGCCTTCCCAGATGATAGATTCCTCAAATCCCGAAAATGGAAGCAATGCTCCAGGGAAAAGCTGTAAGGAAGATTTTAGCCCACCATCCCAGATGATAGATTCCTCAAATTGTGAAAATGGAACCAATGCTCCAGGGAAAAGCTTTAAGGAAGGTATTAGCCCACCATCCCAGATGATAGATTCCTCCAATCGTGAAAATGGAAGCTCTCTTGATGCAGGCTCATCCGTCCTGATTGGAACTGTGGAAAGTTTTTCTCCTTCAAAGAATTTTGCACCATGTTTTGAAAATCAGATTTGTAATAATAAGAGAGATCAAACATTCTGCTCTGTGGATTGTGAAGCTGCTTTACCTCCATCTAAACGTCTTCATCGAGCTTTAGAAGCCATGTCAGCTAATGCTGCGGAAGAAGGTCAAGCTCGCATAGAATCATCAGCCTCCAGAATGACATCAATTGGCACATGCTGTATATCTGCTATCAAGACAAGCCAAAATATGACTATTAATGATCATGAAGGTGGTAGTTTAGAGCTGCAAAAGTTCAATGCCTGTGATGGTGATTCTTCTCATATCATTGTGCATAGTTTGCCAGCTAATTCAAATCAAGTGGATAAGCTGTCAACCAGGTTCCAACCACAAAAAACTGGCACAGATGTTCTCGCAGGTGCTGCAGATAAAGTTGAAGAACTCGGTGATTTTGTGGTTTGTCATGCTACTAACGCGGATTCGGAAATTCAGGTTCATAGGGAAATTTCTCCAAATTTTGATTCAAAATGTTATGAAGTTGAAAGCAATCAAGATTCACCTGACCTGTCATTACCACCAATTAGTGAAGACAATATTATAACATCGAATCATTCAAATACAACATCTGATGCATCAGAGCACAATGGAATAAGCCATCTTTCCGTGGCAGATGTGATTAAGAAAGAAGTTATTTCCCCTCAAAATAATATTGCTCTGCCTCGGAATGAGGTTGCTATTTCTGAGGATATGAAGTGTCTGACGCCAGTAGTTGTGGATGTTGACAGAGCAAATGACAT GAGTGAGGTCATAAAAGAGGTAAAGTGTAAAGGACCAGAGGAGGATTTGAATTCTGTTTCAACATCTGACTGTCTGGGTCAAAAGGTTATTTCGGGCATTCGGTCAAGTACATCCCTGACAGATGGGGGAGACTGCCTTCCACAAGGATCACCTCCAAACACGTCAATTTGCAATGTATCCACATCAGACAGTAGTAATATGCTTCACAATGGAAGTTGTAGTCCTGGTGTACATTTACACCAGAAACAAACTTTTTCTGGTCCCGTTGATGAAAATAAGTATGGATCTGAGGCAACTCAACAATCAAGATCAATGGGCAAGTCAACTGAAGCGGGTCGGGCTGCTCTGCTTTATTTTGAAGCAATGCTTGGGACATTGAAAAGGACAAAGGAAAGTATTGGCCGAGCAACACGTATAGCTATTGACTGTGCAAAGTTTGGCATTGCAGCTAAG GTCATGGAAATTCTTGCCCACAATCTTGAAAATGAATCAAGTCTGCATCGGAGGGTAGATTTGTTTTTTCTTGTTGACTCTATTGCACAGTTTTCTAGAGGTTTAAAAG GTGATGTTTGTTTAGTTTATTCCTCCGCTATCCAAGCAGTCCTCCCTCGACTATTATCCGCTGCTGTTCCTCCTGGAAATGCTGCACAAGAGAACCGTAGGCAATGTCTTAAG GTTTTAAGGCTGTGGTTGGAGAGAAAAATCCTACCAGAACCCATGGTTCGCCACCATATCCGGGAATTGGATTTGTATAGTTCAATTTCTGCAGGTGTCTTTTCACGACGATCATTAAAAACAGAGAGGGCTATGGATGACCCTATAAGAGAAATGGAGGGTATGCATGTTGACGAATATGGAAG CAACTCAAGTTTGCAGCTACCTGGATTTTGCATGCCCCGAATGCTCAAAGACGAAGATGAAGATGACAATGAAGAGAGTGATTCCGATGGAGGGAATTTTGAGGCTGTCACACCTGAGCATATTTCTGAAGTACATGAAATGACTTCTACAATTGATAAACACAGGCATATCTTAGAAGATGTTGATGGTGAACTTGAAATGGAAGATGTTGCTCCCACTCATGATGTTGAAATGAATTCATTTTGCAATGTTGAAAGAGGAAATACCTCACAGTTTGAGAAGAATATCTCCCTGTCTGCTGCCCCTCTACCTCAGCTTGTGCCTCAATCTTCCCCACTTCCACCATCAGCCCCTCCACCCCCACCCCCACCACCTCCACCACCCCCACCCCCACCACCTCCTCCCCCACCACCCCTTCCTATGCCACACCTTGTTGCATCTACCTCTGATCCATGTAGTGCTGTATTTAATTCAAGAGGTCATGCAGAATCACAG TGTGTAAAAGACAACCCACTTCACCCCATGGCTCAGCCATCGGCTGCACCAAGGAGTAACCATCCTAGTAGTGATGCAGTACACTATCATGGCTCAGAATATAGAGAAGTGCACATGCCAGAGTCTACTTGCTCTTTCAACAGTTTCCCTGTACCACCAGTAAATTATCAACATTCTGATGGTGTTGCTATGAATAATAGAGGATATTCTATAAGGCCACCATGTCATGTGCCGTCAAATCAATTTTCTTTTGTTCACGGGGAACATCATGTGAGACATCAAAGGGAGgttccaccaccaccaccaccaccacctcCTTACTCCAACAGGCAACACTTTGCGGAGAACTTGGAGAGAGAGCACTTCTATAATAATAATCATGAAAGATTAAAACCGCCTCCATATGATTACCGAGAGAGATGGGATGTACCCCCAACTTATTCTG GTCCTAGATATCCGGACGAAGATATGCCTTCCCCATATGGGTGTCATCCATGTGAACCACCTAGAGTACCAGGTCATGGGTGGAGATTTCCTCCTCGGTCAATGAATCACAGGAACACCATGCCATTTAGACCACCCTTTGAAGATTCAATTCCAGTTACAAACAGAG GTCCAAACTTTTGGCGGCCTAGGTGA
- the LOC127097571 gene encoding protein HUA2-LIKE 2 isoform X2, with amino-acid sequence MKSSNSAIDRHELCPAKDDSAAVLKDECHDKEASKKELTDNFASIQSPKPITYSSRKKSAGDLCPQGFITDRHMPVRRNRRSSSRVQTIMFPCNDGGKNSVSQLTNAAQGASVRRNKRLRKSPDLAGCNDFDSSALVLNDNMEDKGNSSEILTIDSDEFSLNEDSAMDSNFKHTETIECPEEDELNKGLDLKIKGVVNKKKRNHNRKRATNDSTKPTIESSKPTVRLGEELGLRNSSQSSQNICGNSEERCFEQDGDEHLPLVKRARVRMGKSSSTEGELNSILHAPVKSYKEDISLPSQMIDSSNPENGSNAPGKSCKEDFSPPSQMIDSSNCENGTNAPGKSFKEGISPPSQMIDSSNRENGSSLDAGSSVLIGTVESFSPSKNFAPCFENQICNNKRDQTFCSVDCEAALPPSKRLHRALEAMSANAAEEGQARIESSASRMTSIGTCCISAIKTSQNMTINDHEGGSLELQKFNACDGDSSHIIVHSLPANSNQVDKLSTRFQPQKTGTDVLAGAADKVEELGDFVVCHATNADSEIQVHREISPNFDSKCYEVESNQDSPDLSLPPISEDNIITSNHSNTTSDASEHNGISHLSVADVIKKEVISPQNNIALPRNEVAISEDMKCLTPVVVDVDRANDMSEVIKEVKCKGPEEDLNSVSTSDCLGQKVISGIRSSTSLTDGGDCLPQGSPPNTSICNVSTSDSSNMLHNGSCSPGVHLHQKQTFSGPVDENKYGSEATQQSRSMGKSTEAGRAALLYFEAMLGTLKRTKESIGRATRIAIDCAKFGIAAKVMEILAHNLENESSLHRRVDLFFLVDSIAQFSRGLKGDVCLVYSSAIQAVLPRLLSAAVPPGNAAQENRRQCLKVLRLWLERKILPEPMVRHHIRELDLYSSISAGVFSRRSLKTERAMDDPIREMEGMHVDEYGSNSSLQLPGFCMPRMLKDEDEDDNEESDSDGGNFEAVTPEHISEVHEMTSTIDKHRHILEDVDGELEMEDVAPTHDVEMNSFCNVERGNTSQFEKNISLSAAPLPQLVPQSSPLPPSAPPPPPPPPPPPPPPPPPPPPPLPMPHLVASTSDPCSAVFNSRGHAESQCVKDNPLHPMAQPSAAPRSNHPSSDAVHYHGSEYREVHMPESTCSFNSFPVPPVNYQHSDGVAMNNRGYSIRPPCHVPSNQFSFVHGEHHVRHQREVPPPPPPPPPYSNRQHFAENLEREHFYNNNHERLKPPPYDYRERWDVPPTYSGPRYPDEDMPSPYGCHPCEPPRVPGHGWRFPPRSMNHRNTMPFRPPFEDSIPVTNRGPNFWRPR; translated from the exons ATGAAATCTTCAAATTCTGCTATCGACAGACATGAGTTGTGTCCAGCTAAAGATGACTCAGCTGCTGTGTTGAAAGATGAATGTCATGATAAGGAGGCATCAAAGAAGGAGCTTACTGATAATTTTGCTTCTATACAATCGCCTAAGCCCATTACTTACTCTTCTCGAAAGAAATCTGCTGGCGACTTGTGCCCACAGGGCTTCATAACAGATAGACATATGCCAGTTCGAAGGAATAGAAGAAGCTCATCGCGGGTCCAAACCATTATGTTTCCCTGTAATGATGGTGGAAAAAATTCTGTCAGCCAATTAACCAATGCCGCTCAGGGTGCATCTGTACGAAGGAATAAACGTCTTAGGAAGTCGCCTGATCTTGCTGGCTGTAATGATTTTGATTCATCTGCTTTGGTCTTGAATGATAACATGGAGGACAAAGGCAACAGCTCTGAAATTCTTACAATTGATTCTGATGAATTTAGCCTGAATGAGGATAGTGCAATGGATTCAAATTTTAAACACACGGAAACTATTGAATGCCCTGAAGAAGATGAGCTGAACAAAGGCCTTGATCTTAAAATAAAGGGTGTGGTCAATAAGAAGAAAAGAAACCACAATAGGAAGAGGGCAACCAATGATTCTACCAAGCCAACCATTGAGTCTTCTAAGCCAACCGTTAGACTTGGGGAGGAACTTGGTTTGCGGAATTCCAGTCAAAGTTCCCAGAATATTTGCGGAAATTCTGAAGAAAGATGCTTTGAGCAAGATGGAGATGAACACTTGCCCCTTGTGAAACGAGCAAGAGTCAGAATGGGTAAATCATCTTCCACAGAGGGAGAACTCAATAGCATTCTACATGCTCCAGTGAAAAGCTATAAGGAAGATATTAGCCTGCCTTCCCAGATGATAGATTCCTCAAATCCCGAAAATGGAAGCAATGCTCCAGGGAAAAGCTGTAAGGAAGATTTTAGCCCACCATCCCAGATGATAGATTCCTCAAATTGTGAAAATGGAACCAATGCTCCAGGGAAAAGCTTTAAGGAAGGTATTAGCCCACCATCCCAGATGATAGATTCCTCCAATCGTGAAAATGGAAGCTCTCTTGATGCAGGCTCATCCGTCCTGATTGGAACTGTGGAAAGTTTTTCTCCTTCAAAGAATTTTGCACCATGTTTTGAAAATCAGATTTGTAATAATAAGAGAGATCAAACATTCTGCTCTGTGGATTGTGAAGCTGCTTTACCTCCATCTAAACGTCTTCATCGAGCTTTAGAAGCCATGTCAGCTAATGCTGCGGAAGAAGGTCAAGCTCGCATAGAATCATCAGCCTCCAGAATGACATCAATTGGCACATGCTGTATATCTGCTATCAAGACAAGCCAAAATATGACTATTAATGATCATGAAGGTGGTAGTTTAGAGCTGCAAAAGTTCAATGCCTGTGATGGTGATTCTTCTCATATCATTGTGCATAGTTTGCCAGCTAATTCAAATCAAGTGGATAAGCTGTCAACCAGGTTCCAACCACAAAAAACTGGCACAGATGTTCTCGCAGGTGCTGCAGATAAAGTTGAAGAACTCGGTGATTTTGTGGTTTGTCATGCTACTAACGCGGATTCGGAAATTCAGGTTCATAGGGAAATTTCTCCAAATTTTGATTCAAAATGTTATGAAGTTGAAAGCAATCAAGATTCACCTGACCTGTCATTACCACCAATTAGTGAAGACAATATTATAACATCGAATCATTCAAATACAACATCTGATGCATCAGAGCACAATGGAATAAGCCATCTTTCCGTGGCAGATGTGATTAAGAAAGAAGTTATTTCCCCTCAAAATAATATTGCTCTGCCTCGGAATGAGGTTGCTATTTCTGAGGATATGAAGTGTCTGACGCCAGTAGTTGTGGATGTTGACAGAGCAAATGACAT GAGTGAGGTCATAAAAGAGGTAAAGTGTAAAGGACCAGAGGAGGATTTGAATTCTGTTTCAACATCTGACTGTCTGGGTCAAAAGGTTATTTCGGGCATTCGGTCAAGTACATCCCTGACAGATGGGGGAGACTGCCTTCCACAAGGATCACCTCCAAACACGTCAATTTGCAATGTATCCACATCAGACAGTAGTAATATGCTTCACAATGGAAGTTGTAGTCCTGGTGTACATTTACACCAGAAACAAACTTTTTCTGGTCCCGTTGATGAAAATAAGTATGGATCTGAGGCAACTCAACAATCAAGATCAATGGGCAAGTCAACTGAAGCGGGTCGGGCTGCTCTGCTTTATTTTGAAGCAATGCTTGGGACATTGAAAAGGACAAAGGAAAGTATTGGCCGAGCAACACGTATAGCTATTGACTGTGCAAAGTTTGGCATTGCAGCTAAG GTCATGGAAATTCTTGCCCACAATCTTGAAAATGAATCAAGTCTGCATCGGAGGGTAGATTTGTTTTTTCTTGTTGACTCTATTGCACAGTTTTCTAGAGGTTTAAAAG GTGATGTTTGTTTAGTTTATTCCTCCGCTATCCAAGCAGTCCTCCCTCGACTATTATCCGCTGCTGTTCCTCCTGGAAATGCTGCACAAGAGAACCGTAGGCAATGTCTTAAG GTTTTAAGGCTGTGGTTGGAGAGAAAAATCCTACCAGAACCCATGGTTCGCCACCATATCCGGGAATTGGATTTGTATAGTTCAATTTCTGCAGGTGTCTTTTCACGACGATCATTAAAAACAGAGAGGGCTATGGATGACCCTATAAGAGAAATGGAGGGTATGCATGTTGACGAATATGGAAG CAACTCAAGTTTGCAGCTACCTGGATTTTGCATGCCCCGAATGCTCAAAGACGAAGATGAAGATGACAATGAAGAGAGTGATTCCGATGGAGGGAATTTTGAGGCTGTCACACCTGAGCATATTTCTGAAGTACATGAAATGACTTCTACAATTGATAAACACAGGCATATCTTAGAAGATGTTGATGGTGAACTTGAAATGGAAGATGTTGCTCCCACTCATGATGTTGAAATGAATTCATTTTGCAATGTTGAAAGAGGAAATACCTCACAGTTTGAGAAGAATATCTCCCTGTCTGCTGCCCCTCTACCTCAGCTTGTGCCTCAATCTTCCCCACTTCCACCATCAGCCCCTCCACCCCCACCCCCACCACCTCCACCACCCCCACCCCCACCACCTCCTCCCCCACCACCCCTTCCTATGCCACACCTTGTTGCATCTACCTCTGATCCATGTAGTGCTGTATTTAATTCAAGAGGTCATGCAGAATCACAG TGTGTAAAAGACAACCCACTTCACCCCATGGCTCAGCCATCGGCTGCACCAAGGAGTAACCATCCTAGTAGTGATGCAGTACACTATCATGGCTCAGAATATAGAGAAGTGCACATGCCAGAGTCTACTTGCTCTTTCAACAGTTTCCCTGTACCACCAGTAAATTATCAACATTCTGATGGTGTTGCTATGAATAATAGAGGATATTCTATAAGGCCACCATGTCATGTGCCGTCAAATCAATTTTCTTTTGTTCACGGGGAACATCATGTGAGACATCAAAGGGAGgttccaccaccaccaccaccaccacctcCTTACTCCAACAGGCAACACTTTGCGGAGAACTTGGAGAGAGAGCACTTCTATAATAATAATCATGAAAGATTAAAACCGCCTCCATATGATTACCGAGAGAGATGGGATGTACCCCCAACTTATTCTG GTCCTAGATATCCGGACGAAGATATGCCTTCCCCATATGGGTGTCATCCATGTGAACCACCTAGAGTACCAGGTCATGGGTGGAGATTTCCTCCTCGGTCAATGAATCACAGGAACACCATGCCATTTAGACCACCCTTTGAAGATTCAATTCCAGTTACAAACAGAG GTCCAAACTTTTGGCGGCCTAGGTGA